A DNA window from Pseudomonas resinovorans NBRC 106553 contains the following coding sequences:
- a CDS encoding FAD-dependent oxidoreductase — MPAASPTPNSLECDLLVIGSGAAGLAAAVTAAHHGQKVIVLEKAPVFGGATAWSGGWMWVPRNPLARRAGIEEDLEQPRSYLRNELGEHFRPELVDAFLEACPEMVGFFEQHTALQFVDGNAIPDMHGDTPGAATGGHQVIAAPYDAREVGDLLPRLRKTMRETSFIGMPIMAGADLAAFLGMTRSLRAFIHVTRRFTTHLYHLARYGRAMHLVNGVALVARLAKSANDLGVRLMESTPAKRLILEDGRVRGAVVEQGGAELSIRARAVVLAAGGFPNDPARRKALFPRDASGHDNLALPPLSCSGDGLRLGESAGGRVAEDLRSPVAWAPVSKVPYPDGSVGHFPHIIDRGKPGIIGVLKDGKRFVNEAGGYYDYVDAMNQALPEGEESCSWLICDHRFQRRYGLGFARPAPLPLWPHLRNGYLKRGRTLVELAQACGIDPAGLTTTVAAFNHHARQGQDPEFGRGSTPFNRRAGDALHSGPNPCVAPIEHGPFYAVKVQPGCFGTFAGLRTDGQARVLDGNGVPIPGLYAAGTDMASVLGGHYPSGGINLGPAMTFGYIAGRHAAGATPQ, encoded by the coding sequence ATGCCTGCCGCAAGCCCTACCCCAAACAGCCTCGAATGCGACCTGCTGGTCATCGGCTCCGGCGCGGCGGGCCTCGCCGCTGCGGTTACGGCGGCCCATCACGGGCAGAAGGTGATTGTCCTGGAGAAGGCACCGGTGTTCGGCGGCGCCACCGCCTGGTCCGGCGGCTGGATGTGGGTGCCGCGCAATCCGCTGGCACGTCGCGCCGGCATCGAGGAAGACCTCGAGCAACCGCGCAGCTACCTGCGCAATGAACTGGGCGAGCACTTCCGCCCGGAACTGGTGGACGCCTTCCTCGAAGCCTGCCCGGAAATGGTCGGTTTCTTCGAACAGCACACCGCGCTGCAGTTCGTCGACGGCAACGCTATCCCGGACATGCATGGCGACACCCCCGGCGCCGCCACCGGTGGGCACCAGGTGATCGCCGCGCCCTACGACGCCCGCGAGGTCGGCGACCTGTTGCCGCGCCTGCGCAAGACCATGCGCGAAACTTCCTTCATCGGCATGCCGATCATGGCCGGTGCCGACCTGGCCGCCTTCCTCGGCATGACCCGCTCCCTGCGCGCGTTCATCCATGTGACCCGGCGCTTCACCACCCACCTCTACCACCTGGCCCGCTACGGCCGCGCCATGCACCTGGTCAACGGCGTGGCCCTGGTGGCGCGCCTGGCCAAGTCCGCCAACGACCTGGGCGTGCGACTGATGGAATCGACGCCGGCCAAGCGCTTGATACTGGAAGACGGCCGGGTACGTGGCGCCGTGGTGGAACAGGGCGGCGCCGAGCTGTCCATTCGCGCCCGCGCCGTGGTGCTGGCCGCCGGCGGCTTCCCCAATGACCCGGCACGGCGCAAGGCACTGTTCCCCCGCGATGCCAGCGGCCACGACAACCTCGCCCTGCCCCCGCTGTCCTGCTCCGGCGACGGCCTGCGCCTGGGCGAGTCCGCCGGTGGCCGGGTCGCCGAGGACCTGCGTTCCCCGGTGGCCTGGGCCCCGGTTTCCAAGGTGCCCTACCCCGACGGCAGCGTCGGCCACTTCCCCCACATCATCGATCGCGGCAAGCCCGGGATCATCGGCGTGCTGAAGGACGGCAAGCGCTTCGTCAACGAGGCCGGCGGCTACTACGACTATGTCGACGCCATGAACCAGGCGCTGCCCGAGGGTGAGGAAAGCTGCTCCTGGCTGATCTGCGACCACCGTTTCCAGCGCCGCTACGGCCTGGGCTTCGCCCGTCCCGCGCCGCTGCCGCTCTGGCCGCACCTGCGCAATGGCTACCTCAAGCGCGGCAGGACCCTGGTGGAACTGGCGCAGGCCTGCGGCATCGATCCGGCGGGCCTGACCACCACAGTGGCGGCGTTCAACCACCACGCGCGCCAGGGCCAGGACCCCGAGTTTGGCCGCGGCAGCACGCCCTTCAACCGCCGCGCCGGCGATGCCCTGCACAGCGGCCCCAACCCCTGCGTGGCGCCCATCGAGCACGGGCCTTTCTATGCGGTGAAAGTGCAGCCCGGGTGCTTCGGCACCTTCGCCGGCCTGCGCACCGATGGCCAGGCGCGGGTGCTGGATGGGAACGGCGTGCCGATTCCCGGACTCTATGCAGCAGGTACCGACATGGCCAGCGTCCTCGGCGGGCACTACCCCTCCGGCGGGATCAACCTCGGGCCGGCCATGACCTTCGGCTACATCGCCGGCCGCCACGCGGCCGGCGCCACCCCCCAATGA